A genomic region of Scomber japonicus isolate fScoJap1 chromosome 5, fScoJap1.pri, whole genome shotgun sequence contains the following coding sequences:
- the LOC128358478 gene encoding transcription factor Maf codes for MASELAMSNSDLPTSPLAMEYVNDFDLMKFEVKKEPVEPDRSISQCSRLVAGGSLSSTPMSTPCSSVPPSPSFSAPSPGSGSEQKAHLEDFYWMTGYQQQLNPEALGFSPEDAVEALISSSHQLQTFDGYARGQQFGGSAGAGGAMAGEEMGSAAAVVSAVIAAAAAQNGTPHHHHHHHHHHHAGAHHPSSGSQSGGGAGGNHQHMRLEDRFSDEQLVTMSVRELNRQLRGVSKEEVIRLKQKRRTLKNRGYAQSCRYKRVQQRHVLEGEKTQLIQQVDHLKQEISRLARERDVYKEKYEKLISTGFRENGGSSSDNNPSSPEFFMTSRKFLHL; via the exons ATGGCATCAGAGCTGGCAATGAGCAACTCCGACCTGCCCACCAGTCCCCTGGCCATGGAATATGTTAATGACTTCGATCTGATGAAGTTTGAAGTGAAAAAGGAGCCGGTGGAGCCCGATCGCAGCATCAGCCAGTGCAGCCGCCTGGTCGCCGGGGGATCCCTATCTTCCACCCCGATGAGCACGCCTTGCAGCTCGGTTCCCCCCTCTCCAAGCTTCTCGGCGCCCAGTCCGGGATCAGGGAGCGAACAGAAGGCGCACTTGGAGGATTTCTACTGGATGACCGGGTACCAACAGCAGTTGAACCCCGAGGCTCTGGGCTTTAGCCCGGAGGACGCCGTAGAGGCGCTGATCAGCAGCAGTCACCAGCTCCAGACCTTCGATGGCTATGCCAGAGGGCAGCAGTTCGGTGGCTCAGCCGGGGCAGGAGGCGCTATGGCCGGGGAGGAGATGGGATCAGCGGCCGCCGTGGTGTCCGCGGTTATCGCTGCAGCTGCAGCCCAGAACGGgactccccaccaccaccatcaccatcaccaccaccaccacgcagGAGCACACCACCCGTCCTCCGGGTCTCAGTCCGGCGGCGGCGCGGGTGGAAACCACCAGCACATGCGCTTGGAAGATCGGTTCTCGGACGAGCAGCTGGTGACCATGTCCGTGCGGGAATTGAACCGGCAGCTCCGGGGGGTTAGCAAGGAAGAGGTGATTCGTCTGAAACAGAAGAGGAGAACGCTAAAGAACAGAGGCTATGCCCAGTCCTGCCGGTACAAGCGGGTCCAGCAGCGGCACGTCCTGGAGGGAGAGAAGACGCAActcattcagcaggtggaccaCCTCAAGCAGGAGATCTCCCGGCTGGCTAGGGAGAGGGACGTCTACAAGGAGAAATACGAGAAGCTGATCAGCACCGGCTTCAGAGAAAACGGAGGATCCAGCAGCGACAACAACCCTTCATCCCCGGAGTTTTTCAT GACGTCGAGAAAATTCCTCCATCTGTGA